In the genome of Paenibacillus sp. GP183, the window TTCGTCGATATTGCGGACGGAAACCGGTTTTCGAAGGATTACGACTCGATTCCGCCGATTACAGGACCGAACAACGTCGCTTATTCCACCTTCAGCTATGCGGGCAATGCGGGGACATCGTTTGTGCTGACGAATAAAGCGAGCAAAGAAGCGCAAATCGCCGCTATCAAGGCGATGGATTATATGTACACGTTAGACGGCCAGCTCGCGGCCCAAGGCGGCGTAGAAGGTGTGGACTGGCGCAAGCCGCAGGCTGGAGAAAAGGCGCTGGACGAATCGATGCAGCCGATTTGGTTTACGACACCGGAAAAAGCCGGCGAAAAAAAGCGCAATAACAATTGGATCTCCGTGGGACAATACCTATCTGACAATAATTTGCGAGGTTCGCAGGTGCAGTCGACCGATATTTATAGCGACAAGGGCTACGAGCGCAGATTGTTCCAAGCGACCAAAAACAATTACGACACCAAACAACCAAAACAAGTATTACCGTACTGGGCACTGTGGATCGACCCAAGCAGTGCGGATCAGGCGAGCATGCTGCAGACGAATATCACCAACTATGTCAACCAAAACGCACTTCAATTTATTACAGGCAACAAGAACCTGGATAAAGACTGGGACGCTTATGTGAAAGGCTTCGACGGTCTGGATTTGAAAGGTTATTTGACTATTATGCAAAAATCGTACGACTCTTCAACCTTCAACAAGAAGTAAAGCGACAGCAATCACATAACAACGATCTCAAGCAAGCGCCTTATCTTTTCGATAGGGCGCTTGCTCAATGTGTACGTCCAGCAACAGACTCCAAAGTTAACGCTATAGAGCCCTTCTGACTAGGGAGGGCTCTATAAGTTTCTATTTGAAAACCTTCAATCATACATGATATATTATGAGAAAAAGATGGGTGAGGGGTCAGATGGGCAGTAAGATCAGTCGTGTAAATTTAACGGAAGAAATATACCGGATTGTCAAAGAAGATATATTGTCACATAAATTAAAATCAGGCGAAAAAATTAACATCGATCAATTGGCGCGCTCTTTAGAGGTAAGCAACATCCCTATTCGCGAAGCTCTTTCCAGATTGCATTCCGAAGGGTATCTGTATGTCATTCCCTTTAAAGGGATGTTTGTTAATCTGATGACTCTCAAAGACTTGAATGAATTATTTGAGATCAGATTGCATCTCGAGCCTCTATCTGTTGAGAAGGCTGCGCTTATCATACCTGATGATAAACTCGAGAAACTGCAAGAAACGATGAAATCCCTTCAGATCAATCCAACATCACGATCGACTAACGGCTTGGTGACCATTACAGAAATGAATACGTCTTTACATGGCACCATCCTGGCATATTGCGAAAATACAAATTTGCAAAATCTAGTTAGAGGGTATATCGAACAGATTCAAAGATATTTGACTTTCATCCAATTACATTTAGATTTAGATTCCACCCATGTGGAATGGTCGGAGCATAATGCTATCTTGCAGAAATTAATGCAGCGAGATCCTAAAGGCGCTTCGGATGAGATGTCCAAGCATATTAGAAATTCGCAAATAAGGACGAATGATCGTTTTATAAAAACGGGTATTTAACTTGGAGGATAGACACTATGCAATTAGCAGGAAAAACAGCTATTATTACTGGCGCGGGTTCTGGTATAGGTGAAGCCACCGCCAAATTATTTGTCAGCCAAGGCGCGAAAGTTGTGATCGCGGACTGGAATGAAGCGGAAGCAAGCCGTGTTGCTGCCGAAATTAATTTGAAACAACCAGGCAATGAAGGCGCTATTGCTGTGACAGCGGACGTCTCATCGGAGCATCAAGTTAAGCTTTTAGTGCAGCAGGCGCTGTCAGCTTATGGTTCGATTGATATTTTATTCAACAATGCAGCTGTTGTCTTAGCTAAGGAATTGGAAGATATCAGTGAAGCAGAATGGACGCGTACACTTGATATAAACTTGAAAAGTGTCTATTTGATGATAAAGCATTGTATCCCTGAAATCCGAAAAAGTCGTGGCAGTATCGTAAATATGTCCTCATTAAACGGTTTGATAGGACAGCGGCAAAATCCGGTTTATTCAGCAACGAAAGGCGCTGTCATAGCGATGACGAAAGCGTTGGCACTTGATTACGCAAGGCATGGCGTACGTGTGAATTGCATCTGTCCGGCAGGTGTAATGACTCCTTTATTAGAAGAGTGGATAGGCCAACAGCCGAACCAGGCAGCAACTGTTCAAGCGTTAACTGACATGCATCCGCTAGGAAGATGTGCAACAACGGATGAAATTGCAAGCGCAGTTCTGTATTTGGCTGGCAGCCAATCGAATTTTGTCACGGGGATTGCTTTAACGGTTGACGGTGGAGCATCTTTAGGATATTGAGCAAAGGGTTAACGTTTATAGTTTTTTAAAACGATCACCGCATTATGCCCTCCGAAACCGAAGGAATTGGATAAGCCAATGTTTAAATTGGCTTCACGAGCAACGTTTGGCACGTGGTCCAAATTACAATCAGGATCTGACTGCTCCTGATTAATTGTCGGGGGAATGATACCTTGCTGAAGACTTTTAACTAAAGCAATTGCTTCCACAGCACTGGATGCCCCTAGCAGGTGGCCAGTCATGGACTTATTCGCTGTGACCGGAATCCGATCGGCATGTTCTCCGAAAAGCTTTTTGATTGCCAAAGTTTCCGACCTATCGCCGATCTCTGTGCTTGTAGCATGCGCACTGATAACATCCACTTCTTCTGGTCTGACACCGGCTTCATGAATCGCCATTTTCATAGCCTGATAAGCGCCAATTCCTTCTGGATGGGTAGCAACCATATGATAGGCATCAGAACTGGCTCCATATCCAATCACTTCCGCATAAATTCGGGCATTTCTGCGCAAAGCATGAGTAAGCGACTCCAGAATTAGGATGCCTGCCCCTTCAGCCATAACGAACCCATCACGCCCGGCGTCGAACGGACGACTAGCTTGGGTTGGCTGATCGTTTCGAGTAGATAAAGCCGTTGCATTGCCGAAACTCGCCAAAGATATTTCCGTAACGGCAGCTTCGGCTCCTCCTGCAAAAACGATATCACTGAGTCCTAAACGGATTAATCGAGAGGCCTCTCCAATCGCCGTATTTCCGATTGAACACGCCGTTACCGGAGACAAGGTTGGGCCTAGCGCACCGTATTTAATACTAATCGAAGCGGCCGCCATATTTGATATCATCATGGGCACTAACGTCGGGCTCACCCGTTCTGGACCACGTTCCCGAATAATCGCAGCTTGATCGAATAAGGTCTGAATGCCCCCAACACCTGAGCCTACATATATACCCATACGTTCCCGATCAATATGTTCAAGCGAAAGCCCCGAATCATCCCATGCTTGCTCAGCGGCAGCCATAGCAAACTGACAAAATCGATCCATACGTCGTGCTTCTTTTCGGCCGAATAATCCATCCGCATCAAATTCTCGAACAATTCCTGCTATTTTGGACTTATGTCTGGAGACGTCGAATGTATCAATGAGGGAAATCCCGGATTCCCCTTTTTTCAATCTATTCCAAAAGGTCTCTACATTATTGCCTAGCGGAGAAATAACACCCATCCCGGTGATAACTACTTTTTCCATGATCTGCCTCCCTTTGCAAATATCTCATAGTAGTTATCTTGTCACTATCTTTATCCTATTACAAGTTGTTGTTTATTATAGTATAATTACTACTACCATGACGATTTGCAAAGGTGAATAATGAACCATCAAACTAGACTTCAAGCATTATCCGCTTTTTTAAAGGCTCAACGAGCCAAGATTCTTCCTGATTCAGTCGGATTTACTTCGGGTAATCGCAGAAGAACACCAGGCCTGCGAAGAGAAGAAGTCGCCCAATTGGCAGGAGTCAGCCCCACATGGTATACCTGGCTCGAGCAGGGGCGAGACATCAGAGTGTCAACTTCGGTCTTGGATTGTATTGCAACTGCATTGCAGCTGACAATCGATGAACGTAAATATCTTTATGCCTTGGCACAGGAGTCAGGTTCTGGAGCAACTTTGCTGAAGGAACAATTACCTGAAATAAGCCCTTCCTTAAAAAGAATTTTGCATGAACTGCGATTTTGCCCCACCATCATAACGGATCGACGATATTATATCGTTGGCTGGAATGAAGCTGCATCCCACGTCTTTCTGGATTTTGAACAAATCCCGTCCGAACAGCGGAATATGATTCGTCTTTTGTTTACAAGGAAAGAGCTTCAACGATTGGCCGTTAATTGGGAACACTTTACCAAAGGGTTTCTTGCCATTTTTCGTGCGTATTACGGACAATATGTCGAGGATGAATGGTATGAAAGGTTTCTTGACGAGATGAAGGCAGTTCACCCTGATTTCAATATTCTATGGCAGCAAAGCGACGTCCAATCAGCTCCAGAGGTCTTGATTGAATTTCGACATTCCAAGGCGGGCAAGATGCTGTTTCATTTAACCTCCTTGCAGGTTCAGGGCAGTACCGATTTGCGCTGCAGTATTTATACTCCGGTTCCGGATTCCTCAACAGAATACAAATTAAAACAGTTAATTGAACGCAAATAATTGCACTCCAAATAACCAGCAATGATAAAAAACGGCTCTGTGCGCACCATTAGCATTAGAGCCGTTTTTGTAATGCAGGAGCGGAGCGGTGACGCATCCACTGGAAATTGATCTTATAACAGTGAAGACAAATCGACAGATAAATGATGAACTGGCTTTTTGATATGCTCAGCGAGCCGATACAAAAACGAGAGCCTAGGCTGCTCCGAGATGAGTTTGATGATTAACCCATCGCTATTCAGTTCATCCAGACGAATTGAAAGCATACGTGGCGTTACTTGCTGCAGGACAAGACGAATTTCCTGAAACCGCTCATACCCAAAATCAAGAGCAAGGAGAACCGGGATGTTCCATGCTTTGGCTGATAACCGACCGTAACCCATATCGGCTTCGGCCTGTTGGATCGTTTCGCCAGCCTCCCTGTACAATCTTCCCTTTTCTGTTAACACATATTCCGGGAACAAAGGATGGTGGCGTTCAAAAGGGGATAAATGTTTGATCAAGCCGCCTTCGATCATCCTCTTTAAATTGTCACTCAAACGAGCTGGTGTCGTTTCCAAATGCCGTTGCAATGGTGTGAATCGCCCCCCGCAATCTTCAAGCGTAAGCAATACAGGTATGATCCATTGCCCCGAAAGTTCTTGAGAAATCCGAAGTACATTCTCTCTCTTACTCAAATCAATTTTTCCGACAGCATCAGGTCATGCCCATCGGGATCCTTGAACGCCGCCAATTTGACAAGTCCTGGAATTGTTCTTATTCCGCCGTTAAACAAGACACCTTTTTGCTGAAGGGTTTGCATCGCTTGCTCAATGTTTTCAACTTCAAAGGTCGTCGACGTTGTGGAGGGGATAAGCTCTTGCGCTTCGGAAAAGCCGATAAAGCAATCTTTGGTGTTGGTGGCTAGCCTCGCCTGTCCTTTTCCAGCATCGTGATTAAGAACTTTAAAACCAAGCTTCTCAGTATAAAATTCCAAAGTAAGCTCCAAATCATGGACGTTATACCAAACCGTGAGTCCTGAATTATACATATATAAGCACCTCCTCTTGTTATCGATATTATACATAGTATATTATCGATAGTCAAATTTTAAACACGACTTATTTACCATGTCTCATGAGCCAAGTTGTGTTAAGTTTATACAATAACTTAATCTCAAATAGAGGATAAGGAGGATTTCAATTGAACAAGGAGCCTGATAAATTCGTTAAGATCCCCGGCAGTGAGCGAACCGCTCTGCCTAACGCCCGTAAAGTGCGCGATGTTGATCCCAATGAACAAATTTTGGTAACCGTGCTTGTTCGTCGTCCCTCTGTCACCCCAGACCTGCAAAATATAAACGCCCACGCAATAAATCAAAGAAGTTACATGAGCCGGGAAGCATTCAAAGTCGAACATGAAATCGATCCGGAAGACCTTAAAAAATTGAAGGAGTTTGCCCATCAATACGGATTAACCGTGAAAGAAATCAATGAGGCGGCCGGAACGGTAGTGCTGATTGGCACAACAGAAGCGTTCAGCAAGGCGTTTAGGGTTGAGCTCTCTCATTATGAGCACCCGAATTTTACTTATCGTGGACGGACTGGCCATGTACACATACCTGATAGCCTTGTCGGGATCGTCGAGGCCGTTTTAGGACTTGACAATCGACCCCAAACGCTGCCCCATTTTCGTATTTTGAAGGAATCGGAAGGCTTTGTGAGATCTAACGCGCTTAGAGTCTCATATACACCTCCACAAGTAGCCCAGCTCTATCATTTTCCCACAGTGATAGATTGCAGTCGTCAATGTATCGGAATCATCGAGTTAGGCGGCGGTTATCGTTCCGATGATCTTATGAGTTACTTCTCCTCCTTGAAGCTCTCTATTCCTAAAATTACCGATATATCTATCGATGGAGTACAAAACGCGCCCACAGGTGATCCAAACGGCCCCGATGGCGAAGTCGTGCTGGACATTGAGGTGGCTGCTTCTGTCGCGCCAAATGTGCAGATTGCGGTTTATTTTGCGCCAAATACCGATTCCGGATTTTTGAATGCCATTTCCAAAGCGATCCATGACTCGACGAATAAGCCCTCGGTTATCTCTATCAGCTGGGGAAATTCGGAAAGCCAGTGGACGCCTCAAGCCATGCAGGCCATGAACCGAGTGTTTCAAGACGCCGCTGCTCTGGGTGTGACAATCTGCTGTGCTTCGGGGGATAGAGGTTCGTCTGACGGAATAAACGATCATTTATTGCATGTCGATTTTCCTGCTTCAAGTCCTTATGTCCTCGGATGCGGCGGTACTCGTTTGGAAGGCTCGGGACAGTCAATCACGAAGGAAGTTGTATGGAATGAAGGGAAAGATAGTGGAACAGGCGGGGGAATAAGCGATGTGTTCGATCTTCCAAGCTGGCAGGCAGATGCTCATGTCCCTTCTTCGCCAAACCCGGGAGGTCGAAGGGGTCGCGGTGTGCCGGATGTTGCGGGAAATGCCGATCCGGTAACCGGCTATGAAGTATTGGCTGACGGTCAAAAATTTATAGTTGGGGGTACAAGCGCTGTGGCGCCTCTATGGGCGGGACTCCTTGCGATTCTTAACGAAAAGCTGGGACATCCTGTTGGCTTTGTGAACCCCATTCTCTATAGCCTGGCTAATCATGATAGTGCTTTTCATGACATTATCTCCGGAAACAATGACACCAATCGAGAAACAGGACTTTTTGCGGCACAACCGGGTTGGGATGCGTGTACCGGCTTAGGAAGCCCGAATGGAACAAATTTGTTGAATGCTCTAAGTAAAAATTTAAGCACCCATTAAATGAAATAATTCTCAAAATGGAGATTTGGAGGCATTTCAATATGTTTAGAGCAAAGGCATATCCAACCAATTATATTCAGGAGCCGGGGATTCTGCAGGAAACTGGTGAATGGGTCCGCAAGTTCGGAACTAAGCCGCTTATCATCGCAGGTCGCACTGCTTGGTCAAAAGCGGGGCCCCAGATTGAGGAAAGCATGAAAAAAGCCGGGTTTGATTATCAATTGGAATTCTTCTCCGGCCATTGCTCGGATGATGAATTCGATCGGCTGCTCTCCAAAGTCGATAATTTAATTGATATTGTCGTTGGCATAGGCGGAGGTCAATGTCTCGATACAGCCAAGTTCGTTGCAAATCGCTTGAACATACCTATTGTTACTGTATCGACTTTGGCGTCTACTTGCGCAGCATCAAGCGCGCTATCGGTTGTTTACACTCCTGAACATGTATTTATGCGAGTGGATGAATATGACCGCTGCCCCGTGCTTGCTTTGGTCGATCCGGATATTATTCGGGATGCACCGGTACGTTATTTGACTGCTGGCATTGGAGACACAATCGTAAAATGGTACGAGGCAATTCCCATCAACACCGGCAAGGTTCAGAATGCAAAAACGATGGCAGGACTCAAAATGGCAGAATTAGCTCGAGATTTATTGATAGAGCACAGCGAGCAAGCGATACGCGATTGTGAAAAAGGGGAAACTGGCGAATCCTTACGTTTTGTGATCGATGCCATTATTCTTGTGGCAGGATTTGTCGGGGGATTTGGCAGGCACACCTGCAGCTCATCCGGCGCACATTCCGTTCATTACGGCATGACGATTATCCCGGATATGAAAGGGGCCTATCATGGAGAGTTGGTTGCCTTCGGACTATTGTGCCAGTTCCAGATGGAAGGAAAACAAATGCAGGAAATTTTGGATATGATCCATTTTTATCGAAAAATTGGATTACCTATTAGCTTGTTTGATCTAGGAATGATGGAGATTCGCGAAGAAGAATTGCGTATAGCTGCTAAGAAAGCGTGCGCTCCAGAGGAAATGATTCATATGCTGCCTTTCCCGATTCTTGAAGAGAAGGTGTATGAAGCTATTCATGAAGCACACCGTTTGGGAGAAAACGTCAAGAAAAATAGCGCTTTTGTTTTATGATGAGTAAAGCCGACACGGTCTAAGACCGGTGTCGGCTTGTTAATTTTTGGAATTATTTCACAGCTCCGGCTGTCATGCCGCTAGCGATTTGACGTTGGAATACGATGTACACGATGAGTACCGGGACGATCGTGAACAGGAGAGCTGCGAACAGTGGACCCCATTCGGTTCTGTACTGCATCTCGGTCTGCAGAACGGCGATGCCTACAGGAAGCGTGTAATGTCCAGGGTCGGTCGTCAACGTAATACCAATGATGTACTCGTTCCAGATGTTCAAGACGTTAATGATCGCTATGGTGACAAGACCGGGTTGGGATAACGGAAGCATCACTCGGAAGAACGTGCCGAAGTGCGAGGCGCCGTCCATGACGGCCGCTTCCTCCAGCTCTTTGGGCAGGGATTTGAAGAAGCCGATTAGCACGAATATACCGAATGCAAGCACACTAGACGCATAAACCAAGACAAGGCCCAATGCCGTATTGACCAGGTGCAAGCTGTTCATAAGGAAGAACAAGGGAATGAGAGCCAGATTAAAAGGCACCATCATGGAGGCGATATAGAGCAGGTATAATGTTTTATTGCCCCTAAACTGGTAGCGCGCGAGCACATAAGCGGTCATCGCAGACATAACGAGACCGAGTACCGTACCGCCTGTTGTGATGATAAGAGAGTTAGCGAAATAGCTGCTGAAATGAAATTTATTCCATACATACGAGAAGTTTGACCAAAGCAGCGGGAACTGCGGCAGTGCCCACGGCATTTTGCTGAAAAATTGACTGTTATTCTTAAGAGCGTCCAGCAGCGTCCAAAGCAGCGGGTAAAGGACAGAAACGCTCCATATGAGCAGTATCAAATAATAAATTCCCTTTAAGATGGGATTGCGAATGCCGAACTTCATAGGACCCCTCCTCCATGTAATACTCTCTCTATTCCTAGCTGACCTCGATGGTTTCATGCCGGAGCAGCCACTGCAGGATTCCCGTCGTGATGAGCGACAGTATGAGAATGAGCACTCCGATAGCGGCACCATAACCGAAGTGGTATTGGCGGAAAGCCATTTGGTACAAATACGAACCCATAACCTGTGTGGAGTTGTCTGGACCGCCTTCAGTCATGATCCATACGATTATGAAGGAACCGTTCAGAGTGGTCATCATAATGTTCAGGATCGATACTTTCAGCTGCTCCCTCACGAGCGGAACCGTAATGCTGCGAAATTGCAACCATTGATTCGCGCCTTCCATACTCGCGGCCTCATAGTAGGACTCAGGAATGTTTTGTATGGCGGCGATTAATAAAATCATATAGAAACCGATACCTGCCCAAATCGCCGGAGGCAGAAGCATCCAGATCGTATGCTTAGGGAAGCCCAGCCACGTGATGTCGACATGACTATTCGTAAAAAGTGACAAAAAAGCGTTGAGAAAGCCGATCTGCGGATTGTAAATAAATGCCCATAAAACTCCTATGACGACAATGGAAATGACGTTCGGAATAAAGAAAATGGAACGAAAAAAGCCTGCCGCTTTGAAGCGAAATCTAGTTAGCGCTACCGCAAAAAATGTGGCAAGCAGCATAATCCCGATAATCTTGCCGATGACGAGAAAATAATCGTTGCCTATAGCTTGATAGATGATCGGATCATGAAACAGCTGTTTGAAGTTGTCCAGCCCGATAAATTTCTTGTGCTGCGACATGCCGGACCAATTAAACAAGGAATTATACAACGCCAGTATGACAGGATATACCGTAAACAAGCAAAAGAATGCGAATGTAGGGATGATAAACGCTGCGATAAACACATTGCGATTCCATCTGGCCGTACCAAAGCCCATTCCTTCTCACCGTCCTTCTTCGTAAAATCACAGAGGAAATTTAAAAAATGGCTTTAAATTTCCTCTGCGCTTCACATCACATTACTTTTGAACCTTTTTTTACTTTTGAACCTTTTTCACCACTTCGACAACCCGTTTTACCCACTCTTCCGGAGTAATCGTGCTGATCGTCAGCGCATCCGTGGCATCTTGCATCGCTTTATCTACGTCGGCATTGAGCGTAATATTCGGAATTACGACCGTGCTCGAATTCGTCAAGTATGAGGCTGCTTCTTTAACGAAGCTAGGCGCCTTGGAGGAGCTGATATCTCCCTTGATATTGGATGGAGCTCCGCTCAGCTCGGCCCATTGGGAAGCTTGCGATTTAGAGAAAATGAATTGCAGGAACGCTTTCGCGGCATCTTTATTCTTGCCATTCTTCGCAATTGCGACGGTCGATGTCGACGTATTGGCCACGACCTTGCCGCCCTTATCTTGCGTAACGGACGGAATGAAGCCGAATTCGAACGAAGCAGGTACATCCTTCGACATTTCGTTAGGCAGCCAAAGACCGTTCGGAATAAAGGCGTCTTTGTGCTGCAGGAACAGCATTTGCGAATCCGTATGATTGATTTGGATGGATGCTTTGTCGATGAAACCTTTGTCACGAAGCTGCACGATTTTATTTAACCCAGCAAGAACGGCAGGGTTTTGGAACGCTTCCAGCTTCGAATCGGCCATATCCTGTAAAATTTTGAAGTCGTTGTTGTTTGCCGAAACGATTGCAGGAAATAGGAAAGCACCGTTGATGTAATACGGATATTTTCCGGTATGAATGAATGGAGTAATACCGGCAGTTTTCAGTTTATCGCTGGCGTCAAGGAAGGAAGGGAAATCTTTGGGAGGCTCCACATTCTTTTCCTTCAGGAACGCTTTGTCATAAAACATGCCCCATGAATTCAGGACGAGAGGAATGTTGTAGATTTTACCGTCATACAGCGGAGGCTGTTGTGCCAGGAGGTCTGTAATTTTGTCCCCGTCGATATTTTTGGCGTCTTTCAACCAAGCGGTCAGATCCTCGAGCTGGCCGTCTGTCACCATCTGGCGGTCGTTCAGGTTCGGACCGTCGATGTAGACGAAGTCAGGCGGGTTTCCGCCGATCCAGCGGGGTTTGTTTTGGTCGTTAATTTTGGGACCTGCGGATTCTTTCACTTTCAAATCAGGGTTTGCCGTCTGGAAATCGGCGATAACCTTCTTCCACCACTTGTCTCCGTATCCGCCGACGAAGTACTGGATTTCGAAGTCTCCAGTCAGTTTTTTGGCAGAGGTCGATGCTGTCGCTGTGCTGGAGCTCGAAGGCGTTGCACTCGCTTGTTTCGTCGGGCTGCTAGTGGATGTGTTCGTCGTCGCAGTTCCGCCGGCACAGGCGGCAAGCGTGAGAACGAGCGAGGAGGCCATACCCACGGTCGCGATTCGTTTGGTGAATAGTTTCATTTCCTTACCCCTCCTAAATAGTTTTTGGTTAACGGCCCAGGGACGATTGTCTACCCCGAGGCTCATCTACATATTAGGGGGAAATGGCTTTAGTCTACATAGAAATTCTTCCAATAATTCTTGATTTATCTCCAATTCATTTCTGACTGCTTCTCGTTTCGGCAAATTGCTGCAATTGGTCAAGGGCTGCCTTTGGCGACAAATGGTCGTACAGCACGGCTTGTCCCATCGTA includes:
- a CDS encoding extracellular solute-binding protein is translated as MKLFTKRIATVGMASSLVLTLAACAGGTATTNTSTSSPTKQASATPSSSSTATASTSAKKLTGDFEIQYFVGGYGDKWWKKVIADFQTANPDLKVKESAGPKINDQNKPRWIGGNPPDFVYIDGPNLNDRQMVTDGQLEDLTAWLKDAKNIDGDKITDLLAQQPPLYDGKIYNIPLVLNSWGMFYDKAFLKEKNVEPPKDFPSFLDASDKLKTAGITPFIHTGKYPYYINGAFLFPAIVSANNNDFKILQDMADSKLEAFQNPAVLAGLNKIVQLRDKGFIDKASIQINHTDSQMLFLQHKDAFIPNGLWLPNEMSKDVPASFEFGFIPSVTQDKGGKVVANTSTSTVAIAKNGKNKDAAKAFLQFIFSKSQASQWAELSGAPSNIKGDISSSKAPSFVKEAASYLTNSSTVVIPNITLNADVDKAMQDATDALTISTITPEEWVKRVVEVVKKVQK